The genomic stretch TATAATGCTCGTTATCTGTTGTTTGGTCTTttttttcaatagcatgaaactTTGTACGATCAAGGGGTGTTGTAAATACTGGCGTTAAAGACAACCCCTTACCAGGCACCATTCCTCTTTCAATGGATGCCAGGTATGCATTTAAATTTTCTTCACAGGTTCTTTCAAATCTGATTAAACCCACATCCAGTCTTTCGCCAGAAACTGATGTGTGGTCACtaaataaagtaaatatgtgTCCTTTTAAAGACTTACTTTTTATCTCAATAAACATTTTAGCATAAAATGTAAAACGTTAGCTTGCATTTATTACATTATGTAAATGGAATTTGGTTCAGTAACTTAAAACGGTTATTATATAGTCATCACAATATGTTTACGACATATGGTGTCCCATTACTGCCATATCataaacagaataaaaacaacacgCTACTAAAGTTTCAAATGTCTAAACAGCAAGCGATGGAGTATGTGTAAACGACGATGGATAATAACAAATTGAAAGTAGCATAGGTGACAATTTGGCTATGgagaaaaaatcttatttttggtTTTCATTCTATTGTATTCTGATCTGACTCTAACGTGACAccatatgttattaagttattttgaacagtaaatataagtatcattagagataattttgaaatatagtccTACGTATCTTAAAgacaaatttcatataaaacgtTGTCATTAATCCatccagcattctatatcggcccaatatcaaaccgacgtcgttgtctataacggctcgatatcggcttcaatattGGTTGGAAATaagaatgatgtcggcccgacatCGGCAGACGTTATCGGGCCgacatcataatgacattggtccgataatggcaaacgatatttgtccatcatcaaaatgatatcggctcGATATTGGCAGATGATTGCTTTATCAAAGTTGTgttaaaataaacactttataaaatctcggagtaattttcttgagaactgatgtgtctcgcatcatTTGTATGACTcttattaatttttattgatatactatttatacagttacgtaagctttatgtatattcttaacactattaaaattgttaaattaaaattttaaacctatttatattttcaatatttatttttaattacaaatatttctatggcggcattttacatataaataaaaatgcatattaattattacctccctttattatatgtaaaattctgataaataccgtctacaattttgtttggaacctagttttaTTAATTCTGGCAttcatcatatttgcttaataaattagcacatataAACAACTATATAACTTTTTCagatttatcataatatatataaaaatatagttatattacaGAATCCAATACATGCCAGGTGTCAATCTGACGTAcaaaatagttacactgattgatgtcgatctaccgatttaaatattttgcggcactacaACTGCCGGAtgtcggccctacatcggcacattttgccgacattccgacattatacgtatatcgggccgatatagtcatgctggctgtgAAAGTGTTTATTGTAAAtaacatatttcttttatatatacaaattatggGAAAAATGTAAAGCACGAAAAGGCAATTAGCAATACATTTTGAACAAACCTATATTCTTCTCTTGCATTGCTTAAATATCTAAGGCTTCTCATTTTCACCCTCCATTCAAAGATTTCCGTGGAAAAATCTCGATGGTACAGAGTATCTAACTCTTCTGGCATGCACATCTCTTTAAATGTGTTTTCTCTTATCTGAATACATTAAAATAATACATGTTGAAGGAAGTAATAACCACTATTTCATTTAttacattataatatttttaaaaagagggttgatttaaaaaatagaaaaatgttttaatattttttttaatttaaaatttggcTTTTACCCCAGTGACTGAGAATGCGTGGTGGTCATGGTGTTTTCAAATAagttatttcaatttaatatataGGCAATGCGAATTATAACATACTCAAGGCTGCCatcttatttaaaaataaatcgtCTCGTTTGCCTAAAAacaatgtgtattattatatacttGCGGCgggcattttaaaatatttttattaagacatgatatgtttaatttaaattttatcttactTTACTATTTATGTACAATGAACTACTATATAAAATATACGGGAAATTCATTCGTCCTTGATATagtacttttaaaataaatagcaAGGAGTGATATTTGTGGTCGTCACTTcgtttaaataattaatttatctttaaccgattctgagatatttagatttaaatagaCCGAACATGACCAAATATGGCAGACTAATGTGATAAGAAACATATTTTATGCAAATGTAATAGCATATTTAGAAACAAGATGGCCACCGCGCATGCGTACTACTTGTGGTTAAACCGAACCCTATActacttttgattttaattattgtatataatcttttatcagaatataaatattatagaaattaaCCTTTTCTAGCAAATTCAAATTTCTGCAAACATTGACCCAGTGATGTTGCTTTGGAATGCCTGGAGGTAGCCATCTCTTTGCCCTACGATTGTATGCCTCTAAGACAAAATCACCCCCTTCTCCTTTGCTGATATTGCCAGAAACAGAAAACGACTCATTCTTACATATGAAATCCTTTACTGCTGTTGGAGCTAACACGCGAGTTTTAAAATCTCTGTACATGATCTCCTgataatttgtattatttaagCCATAGAACAATTTCATAAATTTACTTTTACCAGCCATAATGTAATCGGTATTATTTCGCCTTGTACCACAACGAAATGCAAATATTGCCAGCACGTAGTTTAAGACGACATCGCACATGAAACGGAAATTTCTATCCTTACAGCTGcctatgtatgtatatagaccaGCTACAGTTGGAGCTTCATCTTGTGAAATGTAAgtagttaatatttcatcaatagTACCGTAAAAGAATATTGTTAAGATCATCCATGACTTATGATGGTTTGTGCATGCCTTACAGCACATAAGTGCACGTGGTGTGCGATAACCAAGCATCTTTGCAAGATCTTGCAGGCAAACGTCCCAAAGAAGTTTGAAACAGGCCTTTACGGCAGTCATTTCTATGTGTCCTAGCCCGGGAACAAGCAATATATCACGTAGATCATCATTTTTTTCGATCAAACGTGATCCTAGAACATAGGGAAGGCCATCACATCCTACACATGTCCATGTTCTGTTATCTCCTACATGACACTGGTCTTGTACATGCTGTccatgtaaatataaatacagtttCGATATTGTTCATATTTCCTAAAGCGATATAGGGgttatcatataaattaaaataaaaaattaacaaatttcatACTTTGTGCTTTACGtaactttaaaatgtataattatgtgtaaTGTCACATTTACAGGTATAAGTTGAATTTACGGgtaataaattttttaatatgaATTAGATGAAGCAGAATTATAAATTTTGCCACAGATGTACTTTAAATGACTAGAATTACtccaaaacatttacatatattctttgtacattgtatattttcaAAGATAGTACAGCATTACCTTGAGTACTTTTTTTACAGAGTCATATGAGCAAGGGTTAAACAACGCAGGTTCTCCTACTTTAACATGTTGTTTATCATCCGGGTGGCAACTGGTCGCCCATGCATAGGGATCCGCAAAGTCTATTTTGTTTATTGGACCAATgaaccctttaaaaaaataacaaataacaacTTAGAAGCGTTCCAGTGAACTAATcgtggtatatatatatacatgttgttaagataaataaatatgttcctTCTTAATTATAgttaagttttataattattaaataaattatgtacTGAAAGAACCATCCGGTTAAAAAGTATggatgatttatagtacacacttaatgtaaatgtaacaattttttattattttctaaacatggtgttaaaataaaacttttatcaaTTTACATATACGATGGTGTTTAAGTTAATCGTGTTAAACCTTGACATGTGGAAAAAAACATCTTAACCCTTGCGCATGCGTTAACTTTTGGTATTGTTCTTGTTTCTTCCTTGTGTTACTTATGTACCGGAAGTCCTACCACCTTATAGTGTGTGGTATTACGCGACTGTGTAATTCCGATTTACGGACTATAAATTAATACCGCTTATAGTAATATACTAATATTTTGCAATTGCATTGTCAGTTAGAATTTAATATAGATAATTATACACAGACGAAAGTAAAGGGTTAAGTGTTTGTACCTCTACATGGGGACATAAGAACACCTCTTTCATATTATTTGTTAGTGTTAACTGTTACATTAACTTACCATCTATCCTTTGCTGTACGTTGTCTGTTCCTTTATTTTCTGTAACGATTGCCTTAAGCCTACTTGCAAGGAAACAATTTCTTATAGTATCAAACTTGCTTTCAGCTTCCTTTATATAATGCCTAATACTGGCAACTGTGGTACTATTATTTTCCTGGAACAACCACTGTCTAGGAGTAAGATGTGGACTTTCCTGTAAATTACTATATAATGCTGGTGTAATGTGCAGAAGCATAGTGATAACAGATGCAGTTGTTTTGTGTCCAAAGGTAACTCTCCAGTTTCTAGCAATCACCTGATtattatcaaaaaatgttatttgatcACTGTTACGCTCATTTTGCACTGGTTGTTGGGCATTTGCTTTCAGCCAGCGTTGTAAGCTGCTATAACTACCACAAGCTGTTTGTCGATTGTTTAATTGTGCAACAACCTTACTTCCACTTAAATAGTAATTTACAAGATTCTTGCAAAATTGCAAGGGGGCTACGTGTGTTAGGCGTCTGGCTTTGTATATACTGTCAACTGCAGTAACAATACATACTTCTTTTTTAGGATTGTTACCATTACCTGCAGCAGACTTCACAAACCTAACTAAAACATCATTTCTATCATTTAACCACTGAGtgattttgaaatttgacaaaTTACCTGGATCTCTATAATCTACACTACTTAAAACACTGTCTTTCTCAATATCACTTGATATTCTTTTACCTATAGCTTCAGCAATATCAACCAGTTCATTCGAATCAACATTATGCAATATGTCATCAATAATTTCCTCTTTTTTCCAACTGTTTTTCCGTTTTGAGGTAGAAAGACTCAGAAAATTAGCATTAACATAGTCTATACAAATCTGACAAATAGCACTGGC from Mercenaria mercenaria strain notata chromosome 16, MADL_Memer_1, whole genome shotgun sequence encodes the following:
- the LOC128549760 gene encoding uncharacterized protein LOC128549760; this translates as MTAVKACFKLLWDVCLQDLAKMLGYRTPRALMCCKACTNHHKSWMILTIFFYGTIDEILTTYISQDEAPTVAGLYTYIGSCKDRNFRFMCDVVLNYVLAIFAFRCGTRRNNTDYIMAGKSKFMKLFYGLNNTNYQEIMYRDFKTRVLAPTAVKDFICKNESFSVSGNISKGEGGDFVLEAYNRRAKRWLPPGIPKQHHWVNVCRNLNLLEKIRENTFKEMCMPEELDTLYHRDFSTEIFEWRVKMRSLRYLSNAREEYSDHTSVSGERLDVGLIRFERTCEENLNAYLASIERGMVPGKGLSLTPVFTTPLDRTKFHAIEKKDQTTDNEHYRGRHQ